In the genome of Nocardioides marmoribigeumensis, one region contains:
- a CDS encoding glycosyltransferase family 4 protein: MQVHLVVPGSVVDPGRPSGGNVYDAELAHALRAAGVRVGEHPVPGRWPGRGEEGALARVLGQVPDGEVVVLDGLVGSAAADALAAVRRRLTVLVLVHLPLGLDATVPPVVAAQERRALSAAAGVVATSGWTRDWLTTAYGLDAVHVARPGARHAPPARRGTGGALLCLGAVVPAKGQDVLVEALAGLRDLPWTCRVVGPRDLDPRFVRRVERRVREEGLDRRVLLRGPVPHSRVARQLAATDLLVQPTRLETYGMATTEALAHGVPVVASDTGGVAEAVGRTGTGAVPGLLVPPGDPTTLADALRAWLTDPAARARLRAAASARRVDLPAWSATAAAVLRAVDRVRVNRTAPATVVRS; this comes from the coding sequence ATGCAGGTGCACCTGGTCGTGCCGGGCTCGGTCGTCGACCCGGGACGGCCCAGCGGCGGCAACGTGTACGACGCCGAGCTCGCCCACGCGCTCCGGGCTGCCGGTGTGCGCGTGGGGGAGCACCCGGTGCCGGGGCGGTGGCCGGGTCGCGGAGAGGAGGGCGCCCTGGCTCGGGTGCTCGGACAGGTCCCGGACGGCGAGGTGGTGGTCCTCGACGGGCTGGTCGGGTCGGCCGCGGCCGACGCGCTCGCCGCCGTCCGTCGTCGCCTCACCGTGCTGGTGCTGGTCCACCTGCCCCTGGGGCTGGACGCGACCGTGCCTCCGGTCGTGGCAGCGCAGGAGCGACGCGCGCTGAGCGCTGCTGCGGGTGTGGTCGCCACGAGCGGCTGGACCCGGGACTGGCTGACGACCGCCTACGGCCTCGACGCGGTCCACGTCGCGCGGCCGGGCGCTCGGCACGCACCACCGGCCCGGCGGGGCACGGGAGGCGCGCTGCTCTGCCTCGGAGCCGTCGTCCCGGCCAAGGGCCAGGACGTGCTGGTGGAGGCGCTGGCCGGGCTGCGCGACCTTCCCTGGACGTGCCGCGTGGTCGGGCCGCGGGACCTCGACCCCCGCTTCGTCCGGCGGGTCGAGCGGCGCGTGCGCGAGGAGGGTCTCGACCGCCGGGTGCTGCTCCGGGGTCCCGTGCCCCACTCGCGCGTGGCCAGGCAGCTCGCGGCCACCGACCTGCTCGTGCAGCCCACCCGGCTCGAGACCTACGGGATGGCGACGACCGAGGCCCTGGCCCACGGCGTGCCCGTGGTCGCCTCGGACACCGGTGGCGTCGCGGAGGCGGTGGGCCGCACGGGGACCGGCGCGGTGCCGGGACTGCTCGTCCCGCCCGGTGACCCGACCACCCTGGCGGACGCCCTGCGTGCGTGGCTGACCGACCCAGCGGCCCGGGCACGACTGCGCGCCGCCGCGTCCGCCCGGCGCGTCGACCTGCCCGCCTGGTCGGCCACCGCAGCGGCCGTCCTGCGAGCCGTCGACCGGGTGCGGGTGAACCGGACCGCCCCCGCCACCGTGGTCCGGTCATGA
- a CDS encoding GNAT family N-acetyltransferase: MTDGLTLRRLEESDVTAVQRLIEADPDYTQRVSGSPPGPDEAHRLLTARPATLAPDQKVVLGVFCGTGLVALIDLLRGWPDAGTVHIGLLQVHPQHQGQGIGRRAHDLLLDWIHGWPEVTQLRAAIVETNAEHAAPFWQALGYTAFGPPKPYEQGAVSTTVRLWTRPVVSSIQPVKSRPSPPPGAVVGHVA; the protein is encoded by the coding sequence ATGACCGACGGGCTCACGCTGCGCCGGCTCGAGGAGAGCGACGTCACGGCGGTTCAGAGGCTCATCGAAGCTGACCCCGACTACACCCAGCGCGTCAGCGGCTCTCCACCCGGTCCGGACGAGGCACATCGCCTGCTGACCGCAAGGCCGGCGACCCTCGCTCCGGACCAGAAGGTCGTGCTGGGCGTGTTCTGCGGCACCGGCCTGGTCGCGCTCATCGACCTGCTGCGCGGGTGGCCTGATGCTGGCACCGTCCACATCGGCCTGCTTCAGGTGCACCCCCAGCACCAGGGCCAAGGCATCGGCCGCCGGGCCCACGACCTCCTCCTGGACTGGATCCACGGATGGCCGGAAGTCACCCAGCTACGAGCAGCCATCGTGGAGACCAACGCCGAACACGCGGCACCGTTCTGGCAAGCGCTGGGCTACACCGCGTTCGGGCCGCCCAAGCCCTACGAGCAGGGAGCGGTCAGTACGACGGTCCGCCTCTGGACCCGGCCAGTGGTCTCGAGCATCCAACCGGTGAAGTCACGACCCTCTCCCCCACCGGGCGCAGTCGTCGGTCATGTGGCGTGA
- a CDS encoding lysylphosphatidylglycerol synthase transmembrane domain-containing protein yields the protein MSQALRLVTGAPVLAVLLAYVGTEPFARALDALTVPAVATALAVTALTTACCAWRWTWTARHLGLDLDLRSALGAYYRSQLLNVALPGGVLGDVHRAVRHGVDVSALPGAARAVLWERAVGQVLLVGGAAVAMAWLPAPARMPAYLGLGVALVVVLGLLGRAVLRVRRGRRSVAFGELRRLAVTGLWLPLVLSAVAVLGHVLVLLTAARAAGVALPAPAAVPLLLTVLLGSSLPLGVAGWGPREGTAAWVFSAAGLGAAGGVTVAALSGVLTFLAVLPGAVLLLADAMPRPVRWRHA from the coding sequence ATGAGCCAGGCACTCCGCCTCGTCACCGGCGCCCCCGTCCTCGCGGTCCTCCTGGCGTACGTCGGCACCGAGCCCTTCGCGCGGGCGCTCGACGCGCTGACCGTGCCGGCCGTGGCGACTGCCCTCGCCGTCACCGCGCTGACCACCGCGTGCTGCGCGTGGCGCTGGACCTGGACCGCCCGCCACCTCGGGCTGGACCTCGACCTCCGCTCGGCGCTCGGCGCCTACTACCGCTCCCAGCTGCTCAACGTGGCGCTCCCGGGTGGCGTGCTGGGCGACGTGCATCGCGCGGTGCGCCACGGCGTGGACGTCTCGGCGCTGCCCGGGGCCGCCCGCGCGGTGCTGTGGGAGCGGGCCGTCGGGCAGGTGCTGCTCGTCGGCGGCGCGGCCGTGGCGATGGCGTGGCTGCCCGCGCCGGCCCGCATGCCGGCGTACCTCGGTCTCGGGGTCGCCCTCGTCGTCGTCCTGGGCCTGCTCGGTCGGGCCGTCCTCAGGGTGCGGCGGGGCCGGCGCTCGGTGGCGTTCGGCGAGCTGCGCCGCCTCGCGGTGACCGGTCTCTGGCTGCCGCTGGTGCTCTCGGCGGTCGCCGTGCTGGGCCACGTGCTGGTCCTCCTGACCGCGGCGAGGGCCGCCGGGGTCGCGCTGCCCGCCCCGGCCGCCGTACCCCTGCTGCTGACGGTCCTGCTCGGCTCCTCCCTGCCGCTCGGCGTCGCGGGCTGGGGCCCGCGCGAGGGCACCGCGGCATGGGTGTTCTCCGCGGCCGGGCTCGGTGCGGCCGGCGGGGTGACCGTGGCCGCGCTCTCCGGAGTCCTCACCTTCCTCGCCGTGCTCCCGGGGGCAGTGCTCCTGCTGGCCGACGCCATGCCCCGACCCGTCCGCTGGAGGCACGCATGA
- a CDS encoding RibD family protein codes for MTRPYVLLSCSLSLDGYLDNASDRRLVLSNAADLGRVDRVRAGCDAIMVGAGTIRSDDPRLVVRSPDLRAERLARGLPETPAKVTLTDSGRLDPRASFFTTGATEKLVFAGTSAVPRVRTHLAGAAAVLDGGRRVSMGRVVATLHERGVRRLMVEGGGQVHTQLLTQGLADELQLVVAPLFVGDSRAPRFVSDGRFPWDEQHRAELADVRRIGDVVLLRYALSERFSDLEEPVRAG; via the coding sequence ATGACCCGGCCCTACGTGCTGCTCAGCTGCAGCCTCAGCCTCGACGGCTACCTTGACAACGCCTCGGACCGACGGCTCGTGCTGTCCAACGCCGCCGACCTCGGACGGGTCGACCGGGTGCGGGCGGGCTGCGACGCGATCATGGTCGGGGCCGGCACGATCCGCAGCGACGACCCGCGCCTGGTGGTCCGCAGCCCCGATCTGCGTGCGGAGCGGCTCGCCCGCGGACTGCCGGAGACGCCCGCGAAGGTCACGCTCACCGACTCCGGCCGGCTCGACCCGCGGGCGAGCTTCTTCACCACCGGCGCGACCGAGAAGCTCGTCTTCGCCGGGACGTCGGCGGTGCCACGGGTCCGCACCCACCTCGCCGGGGCGGCCGCCGTGCTGGACGGCGGCCGCCGCGTCTCGATGGGGCGGGTGGTCGCGACGCTGCACGAGCGGGGCGTCAGGCGTCTGATGGTCGAGGGCGGGGGACAGGTGCACACCCAGCTCCTCACCCAGGGCCTCGCCGACGAGCTGCAGCTGGTCGTGGCGCCCCTGTTCGTCGGCGACTCCCGGGCGCCGCGCTTCGTCTCCGACGGGCGGTTCCCGTGGGACGAGCAGCACCGCGCCGAGCTGGCCGACGTACGCCGCATCGGGGACGTCGTGCTGCTGCGCTACGCGCTGTCGGAGCGGTTCAGCGACCTCGAGGAGCCGGTCCGTGCGGGCTGA
- a CDS encoding adenosine deaminase, whose product MTQDRPLADFIAGLPKAELHVHHVGSVSPRIVAELAERHPGTVPSDPDALKEFFTFRDFAHFVEVYLAVVALIREPEDIRMITYEIAADMAGQGIRYAELTCTPYTNVKAGIPIEAFVEAIEDARVAAERDHRVRLQWCYDVPGEFGVEAAAETVTYLDAAPSSLVGFGLGGPEIGVPRPQFKPYFDAARAAGLHSVPHAGETTGPQTIWDALNDLGAERIGHGTSCTQDAALLQHLVEQRIPLEVCPTSNIATRAVEHLDQHPIKEMVAAGAVVTINSDDPPMFGTWLNQEYEIAADLLDLDADGVADLARTAVDVSFLDDAGKRELRREIDDHATGWAQR is encoded by the coding sequence GTGACCCAGGACCGTCCCCTCGCGGACTTCATCGCCGGCCTGCCCAAGGCCGAGCTCCACGTGCACCACGTCGGCTCGGTCTCGCCACGCATCGTCGCCGAGCTCGCCGAGCGCCACCCCGGCACGGTGCCCTCGGACCCCGACGCGCTCAAGGAGTTCTTCACCTTCCGCGACTTCGCGCACTTCGTCGAGGTCTACCTCGCCGTCGTCGCGCTGATCCGCGAGCCGGAGGACATCCGGATGATCACCTACGAGATCGCCGCCGACATGGCCGGCCAGGGCATCCGGTACGCCGAGCTCACCTGCACGCCGTACACCAACGTCAAGGCGGGCATCCCGATCGAGGCGTTCGTCGAGGCGATCGAGGACGCCCGCGTGGCCGCCGAGCGTGACCACCGCGTGCGCCTGCAGTGGTGCTACGACGTCCCCGGCGAGTTCGGGGTCGAGGCCGCGGCCGAGACCGTGACCTACCTCGACGCCGCTCCGTCGTCGCTGGTCGGCTTCGGGCTCGGCGGCCCCGAGATCGGCGTGCCCCGGCCGCAGTTCAAGCCCTACTTCGACGCGGCCCGCGCAGCGGGGCTGCACTCGGTGCCCCACGCCGGCGAGACGACCGGGCCGCAGACCATCTGGGACGCGTTGAACGACCTCGGCGCCGAGCGGATCGGGCACGGCACGTCGTGCACCCAGGACGCGGCGCTGCTGCAGCACCTGGTCGAGCAGCGCATCCCGCTCGAGGTGTGCCCGACCTCCAACATCGCCACGCGTGCGGTCGAGCACCTCGACCAGCACCCGATCAAGGAGATGGTGGCGGCCGGTGCGGTGGTGACGATCAACTCCGACGACCCGCCGATGTTCGGGACGTGGCTCAACCAGGAGTACGAGATCGCCGCCGACCTGCTCGACCTCGACGCCGACGGGGTCGCCGACCTCGCCCGGACGGCGGTCGACGTGTCGTTCCTCGACGACGCCGGGAAGCGAGAGCTGCGGCGAGAGATCGACGACCACGCGACCGGCTGGGCGCAGCGCTGA
- a CDS encoding TIGR03086 family metal-binding protein, whose protein sequence is MNEPYDVIDRIERSLDMTRAIVSQISETQWTEPTPCADWDVREVVNHTVGGMRIFTAELTGNDAGADHEADWLGADPVGQFLDAAAADRSAWRQPGALSTTVQISLGALPGPMAAVIHLTEVLVHGVDLAVATGRVDLIDQQLCADLLATMRAMGVDAYRMPGVFGPEVAAHPGAAPHDQLAAFLGRDLERMSAGVAS, encoded by the coding sequence ATGAACGAGCCGTACGACGTCATTGACCGCATCGAGCGCAGCCTGGACATGACCCGCGCCATCGTCAGCCAGATCAGCGAGACCCAGTGGACCGAGCCCACACCGTGCGCCGACTGGGACGTTCGCGAGGTCGTGAACCACACCGTGGGAGGCATGCGGATCTTCACCGCGGAGCTGACCGGGAACGACGCCGGGGCCGACCACGAGGCCGACTGGCTCGGCGCCGACCCCGTGGGGCAGTTCCTCGATGCCGCGGCCGCCGACCGGTCCGCCTGGCGTCAGCCGGGCGCCTTGTCGACCACCGTGCAGATCTCTTTGGGTGCGCTGCCCGGACCGATGGCGGCTGTCATCCACCTCACCGAGGTGCTCGTGCACGGCGTCGACCTGGCAGTCGCCACCGGAAGGGTGGACCTGATCGACCAGCAGCTCTGCGCCGACCTGCTCGCCACCATGCGCGCCATGGGTGTCGACGCCTACCGCATGCCCGGCGTGTTCGGTCCCGAGGTGGCCGCGCACCCAGGCGCCGCGCCGCACGACCAGCTCGCCGCTTTCCTCGGCCGAGACCTCGAGCGGATGAGCGCAGGTGTCGCCTCATGA
- a CDS encoding DMT family transporter, with protein MGPLACLLSAVGFGLMAVLASLSYDDGVGLDAFLLVRFGLAGVVLVALAQAQGRLRHLTRRTVVTALLMGGVGYVAQAGLYLSALRFVDASQVALVFCCYPLLVMVSAVLTRRERASGRRVAALGVALVGVALVLGGAGSFDPVGSALAFGAAVVYTGYILVGDRVRADPIAFAAVVCCGATGTLLASSAVRGLPDLALAPRAWLWLVLVALACTVAPIIAFFVGLARVGPSVASLLSLLEPVVTVGSAALVLGEALGPWQVAGGACVLASAAVVQWPARARRRRSPLAVAGWPVQVEPATIEG; from the coding sequence ATGGGACCCCTCGCCTGCCTGCTCTCCGCGGTCGGCTTCGGCCTCATGGCCGTCCTCGCGTCGCTGTCGTACGACGACGGGGTGGGGCTCGACGCGTTCCTCCTGGTGCGCTTCGGGCTGGCCGGCGTGGTGCTCGTGGCCCTCGCGCAGGCCCAGGGCCGGCTGCGCCACCTGACCCGTCGGACGGTCGTGACCGCGCTGCTCATGGGAGGCGTGGGCTACGTCGCGCAGGCGGGGCTCTACCTCTCCGCCCTGAGGTTCGTCGACGCCTCGCAGGTCGCGCTGGTCTTCTGCTGCTACCCCCTGCTGGTGATGGTCTCCGCCGTGCTGACCCGGCGCGAGCGGGCGTCCGGGCGACGCGTCGCGGCACTCGGGGTCGCCCTGGTCGGCGTCGCGCTGGTGCTCGGCGGCGCGGGCTCCTTCGACCCGGTCGGGTCCGCGCTCGCCTTCGGCGCGGCCGTCGTCTACACCGGCTACATCCTCGTGGGGGACCGCGTGAGGGCCGACCCGATCGCGTTCGCCGCCGTCGTGTGCTGCGGGGCGACCGGCACCCTGCTGGCCTCGTCGGCCGTGCGCGGGCTGCCCGACCTCGCCCTGGCGCCGCGCGCGTGGCTCTGGCTGGTCCTGGTGGCGCTGGCGTGCACCGTGGCGCCGATCATCGCCTTCTTCGTGGGGCTGGCCCGGGTCGGTCCGTCGGTGGCCTCCCTGCTCTCGCTGCTGGAGCCCGTCGTCACCGTGGGCAGCGCCGCGCTCGTGCTCGGCGAGGCGCTGGGCCCCTGGCAGGTGGCCGGCGGTGCGTGCGTGCTGGCGAGTGCCGCAGTCGTCCAGTGGCCCGCCCGTGCCAGGCGGCGCCGGTCACCTCTCGCCGTGGCGGGGTGGCCTGTTCAGGTGGAGCCTGCCACGATCGAGGGATGA
- a CDS encoding LysR family transcriptional regulator — protein MLDLHRLRLLREVHVRGTIHAAAGALGYTPSAVSQQLAVLEREAGARLLERVGRNVRLTEAGHVLVGHADTLLEGAEAAAAEVAAVAAGRLEGTVRVSAFQSAFLRVVAPTIRDLADEHPGIRVEATELEVEQAVPALRLHQLDVLVGDEYEEQPRALHPELRRETVLREPINVVLPADHPRAADTHVSLADLADLPWAACQPGTGHHAMHLRACRQVGGFEPDVRHTSDDFLILLELVRTTGAGALLPELVLGLGAPGVVVRPLEAPVGREVFLLTRRSRTPTVEAVTHALLAAGRAAIS, from the coding sequence ATGCTGGACCTCCACCGTCTCCGCCTGCTGCGCGAGGTGCACGTGCGCGGCACGATCCACGCCGCGGCCGGCGCCCTCGGCTACACGCCCTCGGCGGTCTCCCAGCAGCTGGCCGTCCTCGAGCGCGAGGCCGGGGCCCGGCTGCTCGAGCGCGTCGGACGCAACGTCCGCCTCACCGAGGCCGGCCACGTGCTGGTCGGCCACGCCGACACCCTGCTCGAGGGCGCGGAGGCCGCCGCTGCCGAGGTCGCCGCCGTCGCCGCCGGGCGCCTCGAGGGCACCGTGCGGGTCTCGGCCTTCCAGTCGGCCTTCCTGCGCGTCGTCGCGCCCACCATCCGCGACCTGGCCGACGAGCACCCCGGCATCCGGGTGGAGGCCACCGAGCTCGAGGTCGAGCAGGCGGTGCCGGCCCTGCGGCTGCACCAGCTCGACGTGCTGGTCGGCGACGAGTACGAGGAGCAGCCGCGCGCGCTCCACCCCGAGCTGCGCCGCGAGACCGTGCTGCGCGAGCCGATCAACGTGGTGCTCCCGGCCGACCACCCCCGCGCCGCCGACACCCACGTGTCCCTCGCGGACCTGGCCGACCTGCCGTGGGCGGCCTGCCAGCCCGGCACGGGCCACCACGCGATGCACCTGCGGGCGTGCCGCCAGGTCGGCGGGTTCGAGCCCGACGTGCGCCACACCTCCGACGACTTCCTCATCCTGCTCGAGCTCGTGCGCACCACGGGTGCGGGTGCGCTGCTGCCCGAGCTGGTGCTGGGCCTCGGGGCGCCCGGGGTCGTCGTACGCCCCCTCGAGGCGCCGGTCGGGCGCGAGGTCTTCCTCCTCACCCGCCGCAGCCGCACGCCCACGGTCGAGGCCGTGACGCACGCGCTGCTCGCCGCCGGGCGGGCTGCGATCTCCTAG
- the egtB gene encoding ergothioneine biosynthesis protein EgtB, which produces MSDSDALLARFDEVRAHTERLAAPLSPEDQTVQSMPDVSPTKWHRAHVTWFFETFLLAEADPGFTPFQDQYWFLFNSYYEGVGPRYQRAMRGAITRPGAHDVGLYRRHVDDRVTDLLARVDEGTLDKVRPVLELGFHHEQQHQELLLMDIKHVLSLNPLRPVYAGSPADPGVPDRLRWVSFEGGLVEIGHEGPGAGFSYDNELPRHASYVGPYRLADRLVTNGEWLAFLADGGYHRHELWLSDGWSRVQAEGWEAPLYWTRADDGSWLEHTLHGTHPVDPAAPVCHVSHYEADAYATWAGKRLPTEAEWEHAATVSGAVEPAVNALHPRAAGPATGGLRQMLGDCWEWTGSAYLPYPGFRPAEGAIGEYNGKFMSGQMVLRGGCALTPPGHTRATYRNFYPPGARWPVTGVRLADDAR; this is translated from the coding sequence ATGAGCGACTCGGACGCCCTGCTCGCCCGCTTCGACGAGGTCCGCGCCCACACCGAGCGCCTCGCCGCCCCGCTGTCCCCCGAGGACCAGACGGTGCAGTCGATGCCCGACGTGTCGCCGACCAAGTGGCACCGCGCGCACGTCACCTGGTTCTTCGAGACCTTCCTGCTCGCCGAGGCCGACCCGGGCTTCACGCCCTTCCAGGACCAGTACTGGTTCCTGTTCAACAGCTACTACGAGGGCGTCGGGCCCCGCTACCAGCGCGCGATGCGGGGAGCGATCACCCGGCCGGGCGCGCACGACGTCGGTCTCTACCGCCGTCACGTCGACGACCGCGTGACCGACCTGCTCGCGCGGGTCGACGAGGGCACGCTGGACAAGGTCCGCCCCGTCCTCGAGCTCGGCTTCCACCACGAGCAGCAGCACCAGGAGCTGCTCCTGATGGACATCAAGCACGTGCTCAGCCTCAACCCCCTGCGCCCGGTGTACGCCGGGTCGCCGGCGGACCCGGGCGTGCCCGACCGCCTCCGCTGGGTCTCCTTCGAGGGCGGGCTGGTCGAGATCGGGCACGAGGGTCCCGGGGCCGGGTTCTCCTACGACAACGAGCTGCCCCGGCACGCGTCGTACGTCGGCCCCTACCGGCTCGCGGACCGGCTGGTCACCAACGGGGAGTGGCTGGCGTTCCTCGCCGACGGCGGCTACCACCGCCACGAGCTGTGGCTCTCCGACGGCTGGAGCAGGGTGCAGGCGGAGGGCTGGGAGGCGCCGCTCTACTGGACGCGTGCCGACGACGGGAGCTGGCTCGAGCACACGCTGCACGGCACGCACCCGGTCGACCCGGCGGCGCCGGTCTGCCACGTCAGCCACTACGAGGCCGACGCCTACGCGACCTGGGCGGGCAAGCGGCTGCCGACCGAGGCCGAGTGGGAGCACGCCGCGACGGTGTCGGGCGCGGTCGAGCCCGCGGTGAACGCGCTGCACCCGCGCGCGGCCGGGCCGGCGACGGGCGGCCTGCGGCAGATGCTGGGGGACTGCTGGGAGTGGACCGGCTCGGCCTACCTGCCCTACCCCGGGTTCCGGCCCGCCGAGGGCGCGATCGGGGAGTACAACGGCAAGTTCATGTCCGGCCAGATGGTGCTGCGCGGAGGCTGCGCGCTGACCCCGCCGGGCCACACCCGGGCGACCTACCGCAACTTCTACCCGCCCGGCGCGCGCTGGCCGGTGACCGGCGTGCGGCTCGCCGACGACGCCCGGTGA
- the orn gene encoding oligoribonuclease, whose amino-acid sequence MNDRLVWIDCEMTGLSTTADALVEIAALVTDFDLNVLGEGVDLIIKPPAEALEQMVPFVRDMHTSSGLLEELDQGTTLADAEEQVLAYVRDQCPDGSRPPLAGNSVGTDRLFLARDMPQLDEFLHYRIVDVSSIKELARHWYPRAYFAAPAKHGNHRALADIQESIEELRYYRAAIFTPSPGPSSAEAKAIAQGLPEGAAEVPSANGSDPGQAEV is encoded by the coding sequence ATGAATGACCGACTCGTGTGGATCGACTGCGAGATGACCGGCCTCAGCACCACTGCTGACGCGCTGGTCGAGATCGCCGCCCTGGTGACCGACTTCGACCTCAACGTGCTCGGGGAGGGCGTCGACCTGATCATCAAGCCGCCCGCCGAGGCGCTGGAGCAGATGGTGCCGTTCGTGCGCGACATGCACACCAGCTCCGGCCTCCTCGAGGAGCTCGACCAGGGCACGACGCTGGCCGACGCCGAGGAGCAGGTGCTCGCCTACGTCCGTGACCAGTGCCCCGACGGCAGCCGTCCCCCGCTGGCGGGCAACAGCGTCGGCACCGACCGGCTCTTCCTGGCCCGCGACATGCCTCAGCTCGACGAGTTCCTGCACTACCGCATCGTCGACGTCTCCTCGATCAAGGAGCTCGCCCGCCACTGGTACCCCCGCGCCTACTTCGCCGCGCCCGCCAAGCACGGCAACCACCGCGCGCTGGCCGACATCCAGGAGTCGATCGAGGAGCTGCGCTACTACCGCGCCGCGATCTTCACCCCCTCGCCCGGACCCTCGTCGGCCGAGGCCAAGGCGATCGCGCAGGGCCTCCCCGAGGGCGCTGCCGAGGTGCCGTCGGCGAACGGCTCCGACCCCGGTCAGGCCGAGGTCTGA
- a CDS encoding HAD-IA family hydrolase codes for MTPSAVVWDLGNVLIDWQPALAVAEGVGDDEARRFLSGFDFLAWNHRMDAGETTWQDAEDELARTHPQWAAHARAYRAHFAHSLAGEVPGTRALVETLHAAGVRQWGLTNWSEELYPHAPGRFEVLALLEDVVVSGRERLAKPDPRIFAVLVERTGLAAGDLVLVDDRPANVAAGVAAGLHGVVFTDADALRVDLRALGLPA; via the coding sequence GTGACGCCCTCGGCCGTGGTCTGGGACCTCGGCAACGTGCTCATCGACTGGCAGCCGGCGCTCGCCGTGGCGGAGGGCGTCGGTGACGACGAGGCCCGCCGGTTCCTCTCCGGCTTCGACTTCCTCGCCTGGAACCACCGGATGGACGCCGGGGAGACGACCTGGCAGGACGCGGAGGACGAGCTGGCCCGCACCCACCCGCAGTGGGCCGCGCACGCTCGCGCCTACCGCGCCCACTTCGCGCACTCGCTCGCCGGTGAGGTGCCCGGGACGCGGGCGCTGGTGGAGACCCTGCACGCCGCGGGCGTGCGCCAGTGGGGCCTGACCAACTGGTCGGAGGAGCTCTACCCCCACGCGCCGGGGCGGTTCGAGGTGCTGGCGCTCCTGGAGGACGTCGTCGTCTCCGGCCGGGAGCGGCTGGCCAAGCCCGACCCGCGGATCTTCGCGGTCCTCGTGGAGCGGACCGGGCTCGCCGCCGGTGACCTCGTCCTCGTCGACGACCGGCCGGCCAACGTGGCGGCCGGGGTCGCGGCCGGGCTCCACGGCGTGGTGTTCACCGACGCCGACGCCCTCCGGGTGGACCTGCGCGCACTCGGCCTGCCGGCCTAG
- a CDS encoding TetR/AcrR family transcriptional regulator: MNSDPGRTRNPRGHGEKLRRDIVAAATALIEETGSEDAITLRGVARKVGISAPSVYGHFESVEAIVAAVVADAFAELDAALEAADGSASPAEHLQAVCRAYLEFARDRPHRYRVMFGRHRTNPRAAMTEPRAAENLLGAQAFGTLVSAVARTAGTEPDATTFTDATALWVAIHGYASLQDAVPAFPWPEPGEMLPILLGRLVQDRA; encoded by the coding sequence GTGAACTCGGACCCAGGCAGAACCAGGAACCCGCGCGGTCATGGCGAGAAGCTGCGCCGCGACATCGTGGCGGCCGCCACCGCACTGATCGAGGAGACCGGCAGCGAAGATGCGATCACGTTGCGCGGAGTGGCTCGCAAGGTCGGCATCTCGGCCCCGTCGGTGTACGGACACTTCGAGAGCGTCGAGGCAATCGTCGCCGCGGTCGTGGCCGACGCGTTCGCCGAGCTCGACGCGGCGCTCGAGGCAGCCGACGGCTCCGCCTCGCCCGCGGAGCACCTGCAGGCCGTCTGTCGGGCCTACCTGGAGTTCGCCCGCGACCGTCCCCACCGCTACCGCGTCATGTTCGGACGGCACCGGACGAACCCGCGCGCCGCGATGACCGAGCCGCGTGCAGCCGAGAACCTTCTCGGCGCCCAGGCGTTCGGCACCCTTGTCAGTGCGGTCGCCCGCACCGCCGGCACGGAGCCGGACGCGACGACGTTCACTGACGCCACCGCCTTGTGGGTGGCGATCCACGGCTACGCGTCTCTGCAGGACGCCGTGCCCGCCTTCCCCTGGCCAGAGCCAGGTGAGATGCTCCCCATCCTTCTAGGCCGGCTCGTGCAGGACCGCGCATGA